One Sediminicola sp. YIK13 DNA segment encodes these proteins:
- the leuS gene encoding leucine--tRNA ligase, translating into MSYDFRQIEDKWQKEWAEKGTFEAQNNSDKPKYYVLDMFPYPSGAGLHVGHPLGYIASDIYARYKRHKGFNVLHPMGYDSFGLPAEQYAIQTGQHPAITTAANIKRYREQLDKIGFSFDWSREVRTSDPNYYKWTQWIFIQLFNSWYNKQADKAEDIDTLIAIFKQDGNKGVNAVCDEDVDAFTASQWKAFTPKKKQEILLQYRLTYLAETEVNWCPALGTVLANDEIVNGVSERGGHTVIRKKMTQWSMRISAYAQRLLDDLQKVDWPQPLKDSQVNWIGRSEGASVTFHTIPSGDVKKSYPIEVFTTRPDTIFGASFMTLAPEHELVSLITTPEQQEEVAAYVETTAKRSERDRMADVKTISGAFTGAYASHPFTKEPVPVWIGDYVLAGYGTGAVMSVPCGDQRDYDFAKHFNIPIPNIFEGIDISEEAFADKEKTIISNSDFLNGLPYKKAVKLAIYELEKLEQGKGKINYRLRDAVFSRQRYWGEPFPVYYVEGMPQMIESKYLPIELPEVEKYLPTETGEPPLGNATTWAWNTVEHTVVSNKMVDHRTVFPLELNTMPGWAGSSFYFNRYMDPNNESEIFSQDAIKYWQDVDLYIGGSEHATGHLLYSRFWQKFLFDKGVVLKEEFAKKLINQGMITGTSAFIYRIEGENTLVSKNLIGDRSVQPLHVDVSLVNPSDELDLVKFKENPLYADLKQAKFLLEDGVYIVGREVEKMSKSKYNVVSPDSICEDYGADSLRLYEMFLGPLEQSKPWNTAGITGVHSFLKKMWRLYHSGEEGVFNITDDKATADNLKTLHKTIKKVEEDIENFSFNTSVSSFMICVNELSTQKCTSKSILEPLAILVSPYAPHIAEELWSKLGHKTSIATAEFPKYEGKYLVESSKEYPISFNGKMRFKMELPADMSAADIESAVMAHKKTQEQLQGRTPKKVIVVPGKIVNVVG; encoded by the coding sequence ATGAGCTACGATTTCAGACAGATTGAGGATAAATGGCAGAAAGAATGGGCCGAAAAAGGCACTTTTGAAGCGCAAAACAACTCTGATAAACCAAAATATTATGTGTTGGATATGTTTCCTTACCCATCTGGTGCCGGGTTACATGTAGGACATCCTCTAGGTTACATAGCCAGTGATATATATGCCCGGTACAAAAGACATAAGGGCTTCAACGTTTTGCACCCCATGGGATATGATTCTTTTGGGTTGCCTGCAGAGCAATATGCCATTCAGACGGGACAGCATCCGGCCATTACCACAGCTGCCAATATTAAGAGGTACAGGGAGCAATTGGATAAAATAGGGTTTTCGTTCGATTGGAGCAGGGAAGTGCGCACCTCTGATCCAAATTATTATAAATGGACACAGTGGATTTTTATCCAACTTTTTAACTCTTGGTATAACAAACAAGCAGATAAGGCAGAAGATATCGATACATTGATTGCCATATTTAAGCAAGATGGTAATAAGGGCGTAAATGCAGTATGCGATGAAGATGTGGATGCTTTCACAGCATCTCAATGGAAAGCTTTTACACCAAAGAAGAAACAGGAAATTTTATTGCAGTATAGGCTTACCTATTTGGCGGAAACGGAAGTCAATTGGTGCCCTGCCCTGGGGACCGTTTTGGCCAATGACGAAATTGTCAATGGGGTTTCTGAGCGTGGTGGACACACTGTGATCCGTAAAAAGATGACCCAGTGGAGTATGAGGATATCTGCATATGCCCAACGCTTGTTGGACGATTTGCAAAAAGTGGATTGGCCACAGCCTTTAAAAGATTCCCAGGTAAATTGGATCGGCCGTTCGGAAGGAGCTTCGGTTACCTTTCATACAATTCCTTCAGGGGATGTAAAGAAGTCATACCCCATTGAGGTGTTTACAACCAGACCAGATACAATTTTTGGTGCCAGTTTTATGACCTTGGCACCAGAACATGAATTGGTGTCCTTAATTACAACCCCAGAACAGCAAGAAGAAGTAGCTGCCTATGTTGAAACTACTGCAAAACGTTCGGAGCGGGATCGTATGGCCGATGTAAAGACCATTTCAGGAGCTTTTACGGGAGCCTATGCCTCGCATCCGTTTACAAAAGAACCTGTTCCGGTTTGGATAGGGGATTATGTGTTGGCGGGCTATGGAACAGGAGCGGTAATGTCCGTTCCTTGTGGGGATCAGCGTGATTATGATTTTGCAAAACATTTCAATATCCCTATTCCCAATATTTTTGAAGGAATCGATATTTCGGAAGAAGCATTTGCAGATAAAGAAAAGACCATTATTTCGAACTCTGATTTCCTAAACGGTCTGCCTTATAAAAAAGCGGTTAAGTTGGCCATTTATGAATTGGAGAAATTGGAGCAGGGTAAAGGGAAGATCAATTATAGATTGCGGGATGCCGTATTTAGCCGTCAGCGGTATTGGGGGGAGCCATTCCCGGTATATTACGTGGAAGGAATGCCGCAAATGATCGAGTCAAAATATTTGCCCATTGAATTGCCCGAAGTTGAAAAATACCTTCCTACAGAAACCGGGGAGCCACCTTTGGGAAATGCCACTACTTGGGCATGGAACACGGTGGAGCATACAGTGGTCAGCAATAAGATGGTAGATCATAGGACCGTATTTCCTTTAGAGCTGAATACCATGCCAGGTTGGGCGGGGAGCTCTTTCTATTTTAATCGTTATATGGATCCCAATAATGAAAGTGAGATATTTTCACAGGATGCCATTAAGTATTGGCAGGATGTGGATCTTTATATAGGCGGAAGTGAGCATGCCACAGGGCATTTATTGTATTCCCGTTTTTGGCAAAAATTTCTTTTTGATAAAGGGGTAGTTCTCAAAGAAGAATTTGCAAAGAAGCTCATCAATCAGGGGATGATCACCGGTACCAGTGCCTTCATTTATAGGATTGAAGGTGAAAACACCTTGGTATCAAAAAATTTAATAGGAGACAGATCTGTACAGCCCCTTCATGTAGACGTGTCCTTGGTGAATCCTTCAGATGAGTTGGATTTGGTAAAGTTCAAGGAAAATCCACTTTATGCCGACTTAAAGCAAGCTAAATTCCTCTTGGAAGATGGTGTTTATATTGTTGGCAGGGAGGTAGAAAAAATGTCCAAATCTAAATATAATGTGGTAAGTCCAGATAGTATATGCGAAGATTATGGGGCAGATTCCTTGCGTTTGTACGAAATGTTCCTTGGGCCTTTGGAGCAGTCAAAGCCTTGGAATACGGCCGGTATAACCGGTGTCCACAGCTTTTTGAAAAAAATGTGGCGACTGTATCATTCCGGCGAAGAAGGAGTGTTCAACATAACAGATGATAAGGCTACCGCGGATAATCTTAAAACATTGCACAAGACTATTAAAAAGGTAGAGGAGGATATCGAGAATTTCTCTTTCAACACTTCTGTATCCAGTTTTATGATCTGTGTTAATGAGTTATCTACTCAAAAGTGTACCAGCAAGTCCATCTTAGAGCCTTTGGCAATTTTGGTTTCTCCCTATGCCCCCCATATAGCGGAGGAATTATGGAGTAAATTGGGACACAAAACTTCTATAGCAACTGCAGAATTTCCAAAATATGAAGGAAAATACTTGGTGGAGAGCAGCAAGGAATACCCGATCTCCTTCAACGGAAAAATGCGTTTTAAAATGGAGCTTCCCGCAGATATGTCGGCAGCAGATATTGAGTCAGCCGTTATGGCCCATAAAAAAACACAAGAACAACTACAGGGCCGCACTCCTAAGAAAGTGATTGTGGTTCCCGGGAAAATTGTAAACGTTGTAGGATAG
- a CDS encoding SemiSWEET family sugar transporter, which yields MIDQIEIIGLVAAVLTTASFVPQVYKAWTQKATKDISLTMYLSFFIGVILWFIYGIQIGSISIILANSITGLLVLIVILLKLKYK from the coding sequence ATGATAGATCAAATTGAAATTATAGGATTGGTCGCTGCTGTGTTGACCACTGCTTCATTTGTGCCACAGGTCTATAAGGCGTGGACACAGAAAGCAACAAAAGATATTTCTTTGACCATGTATCTTAGTTTTTTCATAGGCGTGATCCTATGGTTCATATACGGAATCCAAATTGGAAGCATATCCATCATATTGGCCAATAGTATTACGGGGCTGTTGGTGTTGATAGTAATTCTACTAAAGTTAAAATATAAGTAA